Proteins encoded by one window of Branchiostoma floridae strain S238N-H82 chromosome 6, Bfl_VNyyK, whole genome shotgun sequence:
- the LOC118417102 gene encoding uncharacterized protein LOC118417102, producing the protein MALKITCGFGRVGVRETKVFGLSDEERRIKKYGQGNLVERYETFKNIFGEGKGEELSFKIFGASVTHIGKVMNNWKPNRRGEKARFLEHFSLSNWEKLDAATKLRHSIVGPCKACLRDHGDFLSLYNSQIRCPRTRKTFADLQQEEAKKKQKRVKARKLVDDILKSIQDAQRANNVREAEVAFADGVPEEVYRRAEEICEEGQKRKQKKKSIKRD; encoded by the coding sequence ATGGCTCTGAAGATCACCTGCGGGTTCGGCCGTGTTGGGGTCCGGGAGACCAAGGTTTTTGGCTTGTCCGACGAGGAAAGACGAATCAAAAAGTACGGCCAAGGAAACCTTGTGGAGCGTTACGAGACTTTCAAAAACATCTTTGGAGAAGGAAAGGGGGAGGAGCTGAGCTTCAAAATCTTCGGTGCAAGCGTGACCCACATCGGGAAAGTCATGAACAACTGGAAACCGAATCGTCGCGGGGAGAAGGCAAGGTTCTTGGAACACTTCAGCCTCAGTAACTGGGAGAAACTGGACGCAGCTACAAAACTACGACACAGCATCGTAGGCCCGTGCAAGGCATGTCTGCGAGACCACGGGGACTTCTTGAGCCTGTACAACAGTCAGATAAGGTGTCCCCGGACGCGTAAGACATTTGCTGACCTACAACAAGAGGAAGCGAAGAAAAAGCAGAAAAGGGTCAAGGCAAGAAAGCTTGTGGATGACATACTAAAAAGTATTCAAGACGCACAGAGAGCCAACAACGTGAGGGAAGCAGAAGTAGCCTTTGCAGACGGGGTGCCAGAGGAGGTGTACAGGCGTGCGGAAGAAATTTGCGAGGAGGGTCAGAAAcgcaaacaaaagaagaaaagcaTCAAGAGGGACTAA
- the LOC118417106 gene encoding p53 and DNA damage-regulated protein 1-like yields MARDPNFVLGYLTQVEELAEDILTDKRQIVDLDKKRNAAREALRCLRKEEQAVTKGGKAWVCFGDMFVKIPKETATNMLETDQKQLDSEIDRLRDGLQPKVSKLRDMESKPELKGFGLQPLSKEEANIFKP; encoded by the exons ATGGCCAGGGACCCTAACTTCGTGCTGGGTTACCTAACTCAGGTAGAGGAGTTGGCAGAGGACATACTCACCGACAAACGACAG ATTGTGGATTTAGACAAGAAAAGGAATGCTGCCAGAGAGGCACTCAGATGTCTGAGGAAGGAAGAACAGGCTGTCACCAAAG GTGGAAAGGCCTGGGTGTGTTTTGGAGACATGTTCGTGAAGATACCAAAAGAAACAGCAACAAACATGTTGGAAACTG ATCAGAAGCAGCTAGACTCAGAAATTGACAGATTAAGAGACGGACTGCAGCCAAAGGTGTCAAAACTCAGGGACATGGAAA GTAAACCGGAGCTGAAGGGGTTTGGTCTACAGCCACTGTCAAAGGAAGAGGCAAACATCTTCAAGCCTTGA